The Bacillota bacterium genome includes a region encoding these proteins:
- a CDS encoding type II toxin-antitoxin system antitoxin, RelB/DinJ family → LGLNMTTAFNVFLRQSIREGRIPFEITTNIPNAVTTAALLEAGQIASDPNVKRYSDVEEALRELKS, encoded by the coding sequence AGCTTGGCCTTAATATGACCACAGCCTTTAATGTTTTTCTTCGCCAATCCATAAGGGAAGGTCGTATCCCCTTTGAAATCACCACAAACATCCCTAACGCTGTAACTACTGCTGCATTGCTTGAAGCGGGACAAATTGCAAGTGATCCGAATGTCAAGCGTTATTCTGATGTCGAGGAAGCGTTACGGGAGTTGAAATCATGA